The Dehalococcoidia bacterium genome includes the window AAGGACACCTCGCTGGCCAGCATCCTGAGCATCCCGGAGCTCCTGCGCAGGGGCAAGCTGATTTACGACAACCCCCTCTACGCCAATGCCCTCGAGACCCTCACCGTGGTGGCGATCATGTACTTCATCCCGGCGTACTGCCTGTCCTTGATCGCGCAGCGGCTGGAGCGCGGGCCGGAGCAGCGCGCGGCCGGCCGGCCGCCACCTCCCGTTCTGCCGGCGGACATGGCTCCGGCGCCGGGCGCACCTGCGATGCCCGCCCCTTGAGGAGTGCTTCCTGGCGTCTACAGATGGGCCTGGTTAACCTGGATAGGACTCCATAGAGGAATTGACGTGCCCCGCCTGCTCCCTGCGCTCGCCATCGCCCTCATCCTTGCCGCTTGCGGCGGCGGCGGTCCTCAGCCCGCCGACCTGACGCCGGGGCCACCAACCACAGACCTGCACCTCAAAGCCAGGGGCATGAAGTTCGACCAGCGCGCGCTCGCCGCGCCGGCGCGGACCGGCGTCAGCCTGACGTTCTCGAACGAAGATAGCGGCGTCCTGCACAACGTGGCCATTTACCGCGACAAGAGCGCGAAGGAGAAGGTCTACGCCACCCCGCTCATGGGCGGCAAGAAGGTCGAGTCCTACGAGTTCGAGACGCCCGGCCCGGGACAGTACTACTTCCGCTGCGACGCCCACCCTGACATGCACGGCACGTTGTTCGTGCAATAGCCACGTTGGTTCCCTACGACCGGCCAGCATCAGCCGCCGGGCCGGCGCCCAACGAATCCGCGACCCATCCGGCAGGCAGCCGAGACGGCGGCGATAGGCCGCGGAGGACTCATCGTACGCGGCGGCTGTATCGTGAGGGGCAGCGCAGCCCGGCTATTCATGCGCGGGCTTGTGGCCGCGAGACGGCGAGAAAACACCGGCGGCGTCAGGCATGGCTACAGCCTGACGGGCAGTCCCCTCGCGGCCATGTACTCCTTCACCTCCCGCACCCTGTAGGTGCCGAAGTGGAAGATGCTCGCGGCCAGCACGGCGTCCGCCTTGCCTTCCAGCACGGCGTCGACCATGTGCTGGGGATGGCCCGCCCCGCCTGACGCGATCACGGGTACCTCCACGGCCTCCGATATTGCCCGCGTCAGCGGGATGTCGTACCCGTCAAGGTGGCCGTCAGTGTCCATGCTCGTCAGCAGGATCTCGCCGGCACCCAGTGCCACCACCCGCTTCGCCCACTCGACGGCATCCAGGCCAGTGGGGCGCCGCCCTCCGTGCGTGTACACCTCCCACTTGCCCTCCCCGACCGCCTTGGCGTCGATGGCTACCACGATGCACTGCGAACCAAAGCGCTCGGCGGAGCGCGCCACGAGGTAAGGGTCGGCTACCGCGGCGCTGTTGAAGGACACTTTGTCGGCGCCCAGTTCGAGGAGCAGGCGCGCGTCGGCCTCGCTGCGGACGCCGCCGCCGACGGTGAAGGGGATGAAGACGCGGTCGGCGGTGCGCTCCACCATCTCGTAAGTCGTGCGGCGGTCGTCGGAGGAGGCGGTTATGTCGAGGAATACGAGCTCATCCGCGCCCTCGGCGTCGTACAGGGGCGCCAGCTCCACCGGATCACCGGCGTCGCGCAACTCGACGAACGACACACCCTTCACGACGCGGCCGCGGTCGACATCGAAGCAGGGGATTACGCGCTTGGTGAGCATCTCTCGGGCCCTGCGCCCGCCTCGCCCTCGCGCCCGCCAGGGACACGGGCGGCGGACAGGCCCGACTCAATGGTGGACGGCGGCGAGGGCCTGGCGCAAGTCGAGGCTGCCGTCGTACAGGGCACGGCCGACGATCACGCCGTCGAGGCGCGGTATGCCCGCCGCCTCCTGGATATGCTCGATGGAGCCGATACCTCCGGCGAGTATCAACTCGACCCCGGGTGGCACGAGGCCGGCAAGGCGGCGCACGCCCTCGAAGTCGGGCCCGAGAAGGGTGCCGTCGCGCGAGATGTCCGTGTAGCTGACGAAGGCTGCGCCGGCCTCGACCACGGCGCGGACGAAGTCATCGACCGGAGGGCCGCTCCCGTCCTCCCAGCCCCGCACGGCGATGCGGCCGTCGCGGGCGTCCGCGCCGACGCCGACGCGGCCAGGATAGAGCAGGCAGGCTTCGCGCAGGAGCTCCGGGTCCTCGACGGCCGCCGTGCCGAGGTACACGCGGTCGACGCCGGTGCTGAGCCAGGCCTCGATCGCTTCGAGGCTGCGGATCCCGCCACCCAATTCGACGGGGATGTCGACGGCGGACAGGATCGCCTCCACCGCGGCCGCGTTGGCCTGCTCGCCACTCCGGGCGCCGTCCAGGTCCACCACGTG containing:
- a CDS encoding cupredoxin domain-containing protein is translated as MPRLLPALAIALILAACGGGGPQPADLTPGPPTTDLHLKARGMKFDQRALAAPARTGVSLTFSNEDSGVLHNVAIYRDKSAKEKVYATPLMGGKKVESYEFETPGPGQYYFRCDAHPDMHGTLFVQ
- the hisF gene encoding imidazole glycerol phosphate synthase subunit HisF, with protein sequence MLTKRVIPCFDVDRGRVVKGVSFVELRDAGDPVELAPLYDAEGADELVFLDITASSDDRRTTYEMVERTADRVFIPFTVGGGVRSEADARLLLELGADKVSFNSAAVADPYLVARSAERFGSQCIVVAIDAKAVGEGKWEVYTHGGRRPTGLDAVEWAKRVVALGAGEILLTSMDTDGHLDGYDIPLTRAISEAVEVPVIASGGAGHPQHMVDAVLEGKADAVLAASIFHFGTYRVREVKEYMAARGLPVRL
- the hisA gene encoding 1-(5-phosphoribosyl)-5-[(5-phosphoribosylamino)methylideneamino]imidazole-4-carboxamide isomerase, translated to MEVIPAIDLRGGRCVRLYQGDFGRETAYGDDPAAMARRWQDAGARRLHVVDLDGARSGEQANAAAVEAILSAVDIPVELGGGIRSLEAIEAWLSTGVDRVYLGTAAVEDPELLREACLLYPGRVGVGADARDGRIAVRGWEDGSGPPVDDFVRAVVEAGAAFVSYTDISRDGTLLGPDFEGVRRLAGLVPPGVELILAGGIGSIEHIQEAAGIPRLDGVIVGRALYDGSLDLRQALAAVHH